From a region of the Hymenobacter jejuensis genome:
- a CDS encoding biosynthetic peptidoglycan transglycosylase, whose amino-acid sequence MQVSKFQAQQISRYAAMLSYSLKAGPSDAVVYPRGGPFDKRLGYSQLPQLLNRLRARGMKIESQTRFSPSLVEYASRGFFTPYREKLQAGLKIADCQGESVYQFPYPKRVYASFDTVPPLIVQSLLFVENRKLLDPAKPYMNPAVDWVRFARAVLHEAAKSVGLSYQRMGGSTLATQIEKYRHSPRGFTTNRGEKLRQMVSASVRAYQGGPKTLPARRQLVLTYLNSVPLGAAAGYGEVHGIGDGLWVWFGEDINHVNQLLRLPKAKGDTLSAQGLALRQVVSLMIAQRRPYYYLRPEGRAQLSALTGSYLRLMAQSGYISAALRDASLSREVTFRDFSKNPPVIPKEIDKGILMVRTHLSELLDVPLYDLDRFDLAVTTTLQKDLQKQVSAYLDRLSDPEFAGTTGLFGEHLLTPNHTRQMRYSFILYESTPQGNMVRVQADNTDQPFDINEGSKLELGSTAKLRVFVQYLEVIAEIHKRYVNQPPSALLKALSKPQDNLSRWVLEYMIREKDTSLPALLQAATERRYSASPWEVFFTGGGMHTFHNFQSQDNRSNPTVREALLRSINLPFIRLMRDLVRYSTYQTAGSTVELFANDRDPRRRVYLARFADREGRMYLRRFWHKYDHKSPDERLNILLRGLRQNPVRLAAVHRYLYPETDSVSFAKLLHERLPYARLTDHRIMELYHRYGPEAYTLSDQGYIAGVHPLELWLLDYLRKHPEARWTEVVEASQNQRQQVYAWLLRTQYKHARDSRIRTMLELDAFEDIQQRWKRLGYPFNHLVPSYATALGSSGDRPAALAELMGIIINKGVRQQKVRIEQLHFAANTPYETIVKLSPVAGQQVMIPEVAAAVQEALSGVVETGTARRLKGSFSDVNGDTLPMGGKTGTGDNRLVTVNAGGQRLTSRAVNRTATFVFFLGENHFGTLTAFVPGRDAADYSFTSALPIQVLLGMAPILQPYLVSGSETLEHDKEVVRSVQADAEQPQSAAVAPR is encoded by the coding sequence ATGCAGGTTTCTAAGTTCCAGGCGCAGCAAATTTCGCGCTATGCGGCTATGCTGAGCTATAGCCTAAAGGCTGGCCCGAGCGATGCGGTCGTTTATCCGAGGGGCGGCCCCTTCGACAAACGCCTAGGCTACTCACAGCTGCCGCAGCTGCTGAACCGGCTCCGGGCACGCGGTATGAAGATTGAATCCCAGACGCGCTTCTCCCCTTCCTTGGTTGAATACGCGTCCCGCGGCTTCTTTACGCCGTACCGCGAGAAGCTACAGGCCGGGCTGAAGATTGCCGACTGCCAGGGCGAATCTGTCTATCAGTTTCCCTATCCCAAACGCGTCTATGCCAGTTTTGACACGGTACCGCCCCTCATTGTTCAGTCCCTGCTGTTTGTAGAAAACCGGAAGTTGCTGGATCCGGCCAAGCCCTACATGAACCCGGCCGTCGATTGGGTGCGTTTTGCCCGGGCTGTCCTGCACGAGGCTGCTAAATCCGTTGGTCTGAGTTACCAGCGGATGGGTGGCAGCACTTTGGCCACCCAGATTGAGAAGTATCGTCATTCGCCACGGGGCTTTACCACTAACCGGGGCGAGAAGCTGCGGCAAATGGTTTCGGCCAGCGTGCGTGCCTATCAGGGTGGGCCGAAAACGCTCCCGGCACGGCGGCAACTGGTGCTTACGTACCTCAACTCCGTGCCCCTGGGTGCAGCCGCGGGGTACGGAGAAGTACATGGCATTGGCGACGGGTTGTGGGTTTGGTTTGGGGAGGATATTAACCATGTGAACCAACTGTTGCGCCTACCTAAAGCCAAGGGTGATACGCTATCGGCACAGGGCCTTGCGCTACGCCAAGTGGTATCCCTTATGATTGCCCAGCGCCGACCGTATTATTATCTGAGGCCTGAAGGGAGGGCCCAACTGAGTGCGCTGACGGGAAGCTACCTGCGCCTGATGGCGCAAAGCGGCTACATCAGTGCTGCGCTGCGCGATGCGAGCCTTTCCCGCGAGGTGACCTTCCGTGACTTCAGCAAGAACCCGCCCGTGATTCCAAAGGAGATAGATAAGGGCATTCTCATGGTCCGCACGCATCTTTCGGAGTTGCTGGATGTACCGTTGTACGACCTAGACCGGTTTGATCTTGCCGTTACCACTACCCTGCAAAAAGACCTGCAGAAGCAGGTTAGCGCTTATCTGGATCGGCTGAGCGATCCCGAATTCGCTGGCACCACCGGCCTCTTTGGGGAGCACCTGTTAACCCCCAATCATACCCGGCAGATGCGCTACAGTTTTATCCTGTACGAAAGCACACCGCAGGGGAATATGGTACGCGTTCAGGCGGACAACACGGATCAGCCTTTCGATATTAACGAAGGAAGCAAGCTGGAATTGGGTTCTACGGCCAAGCTGCGGGTGTTTGTCCAATATCTGGAAGTGATCGCTGAAATTCATAAACGCTACGTCAATCAGCCTCCAAGTGCTTTGCTCAAGGCCCTGAGCAAGCCGCAGGATAACCTGAGCCGCTGGGTGCTGGAGTACATGATCAGAGAGAAAGACACTAGTCTGCCGGCACTTCTGCAGGCAGCCACGGAGCGTCGTTACTCAGCCAGCCCGTGGGAGGTCTTCTTCACGGGCGGCGGTATGCACACTTTCCACAACTTCCAAAGCCAAGACAACCGCAGCAATCCTACGGTGCGTGAAGCTTTGCTCAGATCTATCAACCTGCCATTTATTCGTCTGATGCGGGATTTGGTACGCTACAGCACCTACCAGACGGCCGGCAGCACGGTGGAGCTCTTTGCAAACGACCGCGACCCGCGCCGTCGGGTATACCTGGCTCGGTTTGCTGACCGCGAAGGAAGAATGTACTTACGGCGCTTCTGGCACAAGTACGACCATAAGTCCCCGGATGAGCGCCTGAACATACTCCTCCGTGGCCTGCGGCAAAATCCGGTAAGGCTAGCGGCCGTGCACCGCTACCTGTACCCCGAAACGGATTCTGTCAGTTTCGCGAAGTTGCTGCATGAGCGCTTGCCCTATGCCCGACTCACGGACCACAGAATTATGGAACTGTACCATAGATATGGTCCCGAGGCCTATACCCTATCGGATCAGGGTTACATCGCCGGCGTCCATCCGCTCGAGCTATGGCTCTTAGACTATCTGCGGAAGCACCCTGAAGCGCGCTGGACCGAAGTGGTGGAAGCCAGCCAAAACCAACGCCAGCAAGTATATGCCTGGCTCTTGCGCACGCAGTATAAGCACGCCCGCGATTCCCGTATTCGAACCATGCTGGAGTTGGATGCTTTCGAAGACATCCAGCAAAGGTGGAAAAGGCTTGGCTATCCCTTCAATCACTTAGTGCCTTCTTATGCTACCGCTCTGGGCTCCTCCGGCGATCGCCCGGCGGCGCTGGCAGAACTGATGGGGATTATCATCAACAAAGGGGTGCGTCAGCAAAAGGTTCGTATCGAACAACTGCACTTCGCTGCCAATACTCCCTACGAAACCATCGTCAAGCTGTCGCCCGTGGCAGGACAGCAGGTGATGATTCCGGAAGTAGCTGCCGCCGTGCAGGAGGCGTTGTCAGGGGTAGTGGAAACCGGAACGGCGCGCCGCCTGAAGGGGAGCTTCAGCGACGTCAATGGTGATACGCTGCCAATGGGAGGCAAGACCGGTACCGGGGATAACCGCTTAGTTACGGTGAACGCCGGCGGGCAACGCTTAACCTCCCGCGCTGTCAACCGCACGGCCACCTTTGTGTTCTTCCTCGGCGAGAACCACTTCGGTACCCTGACTGCCTTTGTGCCTGGGCGCGATGCGGCCGACTACAGCTTCACCTCTGCTCTGCCCATCCAAGTGCTGCTGGGCATGGCCCCGATCCTGCAGCCATATTTGGTATCAGGCAGCGAGACCCTGGAGCATGATAAGGAAGTTGTTCGTTCGGTGCAGGCGGATGCAGAGCAACCGCAGTCTGCAGCTGTAGCACCACGATAA
- a CDS encoding SMP-30/gluconolactonase/LRE family protein codes for MLHLLTSRPTGLAALSRVVRLAPLAFGLLFWLSGCSEDGTIPNPFSPTKITVAQAGISPEGVQYDELNRQFLVSSRTKGQIGAVEDDGTYTVFADDSRLVSTIGLNLDVARHRLLAAVSDIGVNPTRTSPATARKLAAVAIFNSDNGNLVNYIDLGALRPSLAHFANDIAVDADGNAYITDSLSPIIYKVDKQGKASVFLENAQLSGGAGFGLNGIVYHPGGYLLTAKSSDGTLYKVPLNNPESFTTVATSQSLVGADGLLLQNAQTLLVVSGSQSTVFRLNSSDSWASTQVTGTFATGATSPTTITRRLLTDAYVLYPYQATAPQFEIAKVRF; via the coding sequence ATGCTCCACTTACTTACCTCCCGCCCAACAGGCTTGGCGGCCTTATCTCGTGTTGTTCGATTAGCTCCCTTGGCATTCGGGTTGCTGTTCTGGCTTTCCGGATGCTCCGAAGATGGTACCATACCCAACCCGTTTTCGCCCACCAAAATCACCGTTGCGCAGGCCGGCATATCGCCCGAAGGCGTGCAGTACGACGAGCTGAACCGCCAGTTTTTGGTAAGCTCTCGCACCAAAGGGCAAATCGGAGCCGTGGAAGACGATGGCACGTACACAGTATTTGCCGACGATTCGCGGCTGGTTTCGACGATTGGGCTGAACCTCGATGTTGCCCGGCACCGCCTGCTGGCGGCCGTGTCGGATATTGGCGTTAACCCCACGCGCACGAGCCCGGCCACAGCGCGTAAACTGGCCGCCGTCGCTATTTTCAACTCCGACAACGGCAACTTAGTCAACTACATTGATCTTGGCGCTCTGCGGCCCAGCCTTGCTCACTTTGCCAACGATATTGCCGTGGATGCCGACGGCAATGCCTACATAACCGATAGCCTTTCCCCCATCATCTATAAAGTTGACAAACAGGGCAAAGCCTCTGTTTTCCTGGAAAATGCGCAACTGAGCGGTGGCGCAGGCTTTGGCCTGAACGGCATTGTGTACCACCCAGGGGGCTACCTGCTGACGGCCAAAAGCAGCGACGGCACGCTGTACAAAGTACCCCTTAACAATCCCGAAAGCTTCACGACCGTGGCTACCAGCCAAAGCTTAGTAGGTGCTGATGGCTTGCTGCTACAAAACGCTCAAACACTGTTGGTTGTGTCTGGAAGCCAAAGCACGGTGTTTCGCCTCAACAGCAGCGATTCCTGGGCCTCTACTCAGGTCACGGGCACCTTCGCTACGGGCGCAACCAGCCCGACTACCATTACCCGGCGCCTCCTGACGGATGCGTATGTGCTCTATCCTTACCAGGCCACGGCCCCGCAATTCGAAATCGCGAAGGTGCGTTTTTAA
- a CDS encoding HupE/UreJ family protein: MSAFQTYLKLGFFHIFNLQAYDHLVFLLALCAPYVLADWRRVVALVTSFTVGHSITLALATLGFVQYSPKLIEILIPITILLTCLVNLLQAGSGQGRSQIPRRKPLPLVLTVPNVLAAVFGLVHGLGFSSYLRELLGRNSRPVTELLAFNLGVELGQLLIVSLILALGFVVLRGFRTNRRDWILVTSGAAAGIATVLLLQNSSS, translated from the coding sequence ATGTCCGCTTTCCAGACTTACCTCAAGCTCGGCTTCTTCCACATTTTCAACCTGCAGGCCTACGATCACCTCGTATTTCTGCTGGCGTTGTGCGCGCCGTACGTGCTGGCCGATTGGCGGCGGGTAGTGGCGCTGGTGACCAGCTTCACCGTGGGCCATTCCATCACGCTGGCGCTGGCTACGCTGGGCTTTGTACAGTACAGCCCCAAGCTGATTGAAATTCTGATTCCGATTACCATTCTGCTGACTTGCTTGGTGAACTTGCTGCAAGCCGGGTCGGGGCAGGGCCGCAGTCAGATTCCCCGCCGCAAACCGCTTCCCCTCGTCCTGACGGTGCCCAACGTGCTGGCGGCCGTTTTCGGGTTGGTGCACGGGCTGGGCTTCTCGAGTTACCTGCGCGAATTGCTGGGCCGCAACAGCCGCCCGGTGACAGAGTTGCTGGCTTTTAACCTCGGAGTGGAACTTGGTCAGCTACTGATTGTTAGCCTGATTCTGGCGCTGGGCTTTGTGGTGCTGCGCGGATTTCGGACCAACCGCCGCGACTGGATCTTGGTTACGAGTGGAGCGGCTGCGGGCATTGCGACGGTGCTGCTGCTCCAAAACAGCAGCAGTTAA
- a CDS encoding M1 family metallopeptidase produces the protein MLKHYLLAAGFALSVTAPGVAQTTNSGTDKFKQLETELPTPNTYRTASGAPGHDYWQQRADYNIRVKLDDDKQAITGSEDITYTNLSPDVLTYLWVQLDQNILDKNSITTATQVGQVQEKMTFPAMEYLMNSDFDGGFKIESVKMKGGKDLPHVINHTMMRIDLPTPLRPKQNVTFSISWRYNINDQLKINERSGYEFFPEDKNYLYEIAQFYPRMAVYSDFQGWQHKQFLGNGEFALPFGDYKVSITAPADHVVGATGTLQNPDQVLSAAQRKRLASAENASKPVLIVTQQEAERAEQGSKAKSTKTWMFAAKNVRDFAWCSSRKFIWDAMQIKEQGKPVMCMSYYPKEGNPLWGKYSTEVVAHTIKTYSKFTIPYQYPVAISVHGPVGGMEYPMICFNGGRPEKDGTYTADRKYGMISVIIHEVGHNFFPMIVNSDERQWTWMDEGLNTFVQYLTEQEWERDYPSRRGEPKNIVDYMRTDKSLQTPIMTNSESVLQFGNNAYAKPATALNILRETVMGRQLFDYAFKEYATRWAYKHPTPADFFRTMEDASGVDLDWFWRGWFYTTDHTDLSIEGVKWYTVDSKNPEVENAKKRELINAAPKTISQQRNLQDIKKTLVDVKPDLKDFYNNYDPTATTDADRARYQKYYSGLTPAQQQRLNAGVHFYEVELKNNGGLVMPVIVQMTYEDGKQEVVNIPAEIWRKNNEHVTKVFVTEKPVVAFSLDPYLQTADTDLSNNSYPQKAAPSRFELFQQQQQAPLNPMQQQSALQQKEQKPLNNTTGGGSN, from the coding sequence ATGCTAAAACACTACCTGCTGGCTGCCGGCTTTGCGCTGTCGGTCACTGCCCCAGGAGTCGCTCAGACGACCAATTCCGGCACCGACAAATTCAAGCAGCTCGAAACCGAGCTTCCCACTCCCAACACCTACCGGACGGCTTCCGGCGCACCGGGCCACGATTATTGGCAGCAGCGCGCCGACTACAACATCCGCGTCAAGCTCGACGACGACAAGCAAGCCATCACGGGTTCGGAGGACATTACCTACACCAATCTTTCGCCCGACGTGCTCACCTACTTGTGGGTGCAGCTCGACCAGAACATTCTGGACAAAAACTCCATCACGACCGCTACGCAAGTGGGCCAGGTGCAGGAAAAAATGACTTTTCCGGCGATGGAGTACCTGATGAACTCCGATTTTGACGGCGGCTTCAAGATTGAGTCGGTGAAGATGAAAGGCGGCAAAGACCTGCCCCACGTCATCAACCACACCATGATGCGCATTGACCTGCCGACGCCTCTGCGGCCCAAGCAGAACGTAACGTTCAGTATATCATGGCGTTACAACATCAACGATCAGCTTAAGATCAACGAGCGCTCGGGCTACGAATTTTTCCCGGAGGATAAGAATTACCTCTACGAAATCGCGCAGTTTTACCCGCGCATGGCCGTGTACAGCGATTTCCAGGGATGGCAGCACAAGCAATTCTTGGGCAACGGTGAATTCGCGCTGCCTTTCGGCGATTACAAAGTCAGCATCACTGCCCCCGCCGACCACGTGGTAGGCGCTACCGGCACGCTGCAAAACCCCGATCAGGTGCTTTCGGCTGCTCAGCGCAAGCGTTTGGCCTCGGCCGAAAATGCTTCTAAACCTGTGCTCATCGTGACCCAGCAGGAAGCCGAGCGCGCCGAGCAAGGCAGCAAAGCCAAGAGCACCAAAACCTGGATGTTCGCCGCTAAAAACGTGCGCGACTTCGCGTGGTGCAGCTCGCGCAAATTCATATGGGATGCCATGCAGATCAAGGAGCAGGGCAAGCCGGTGATGTGCATGTCGTACTACCCGAAAGAGGGCAACCCGCTGTGGGGCAAGTACTCAACGGAAGTAGTAGCGCACACCATCAAGACGTATTCGAAATTCACCATCCCCTATCAATACCCCGTGGCCATTTCGGTGCACGGGCCGGTGGGCGGCATGGAGTACCCGATGATCTGCTTCAACGGCGGTCGTCCGGAGAAAGACGGCACCTACACCGCCGACCGCAAATACGGCATGATCTCGGTGATCATTCACGAAGTGGGCCACAACTTCTTCCCCATGATCGTGAACTCCGACGAGCGCCAGTGGACGTGGATGGACGAAGGCCTGAACACCTTTGTGCAGTACCTCACGGAGCAGGAGTGGGAGCGCGATTACCCCTCGCGTCGCGGTGAGCCCAAGAACATTGTGGACTACATGCGTACCGACAAGAGCCTGCAAACGCCGATCATGACCAACTCGGAATCGGTGCTGCAATTCGGCAACAACGCGTACGCCAAGCCGGCTACAGCCCTCAACATTCTGCGCGAGACCGTAATGGGCCGTCAGCTGTTCGATTATGCCTTTAAGGAGTACGCTACGCGTTGGGCGTACAAGCACCCCACGCCAGCCGACTTTTTCCGCACGATGGAAGACGCTTCGGGCGTCGACCTCGACTGGTTCTGGCGCGGCTGGTTCTACACCACCGACCACACCGACCTGAGCATCGAAGGCGTGAAGTGGTACACCGTCGATTCGAAGAACCCCGAAGTCGAGAACGCCAAGAAGCGCGAGCTAATCAACGCCGCGCCCAAGACGATTTCGCAACAGCGTAATCTCCAAGACATTAAGAAAACGCTGGTGGATGTGAAGCCCGACCTCAAAGACTTCTACAACAACTACGACCCCACGGCTACCACCGACGCCGACCGGGCTCGTTACCAGAAATACTACAGCGGCCTCACGCCAGCGCAACAGCAGCGCCTGAACGCCGGCGTGCATTTCTACGAAGTAGAGTTGAAGAACAACGGTGGCCTCGTAATGCCCGTGATCGTGCAGATGACCTACGAAGACGGCAAGCAGGAAGTAGTAAACATTCCGGCCGAAATCTGGCGCAAAAACAACGAGCACGTAACCAAGGTGTTCGTGACTGAGAAGCCTGTTGTGGCCTTCTCTCTCGACCCGTACCTGCAAACTGCCGACACGGACCTCTCCAACAACAGCTATCCGCAGAAGGCGGCGCCGTCGCGCTTCGAGCTGTTTCAGCAACAGCAACAAGCTCCGCTCAACCCCATGCAGCAGCAAAGCGCCTTGCAGCAGAAAGAGCAGAAGCCGCTTAACAATACAACGGGCGGCGGATCTAACTAG
- a CDS encoding PH domain-containing protein, whose translation MGLLDGLLGNASESDAQSIQQELAQLLSSGEQVQKAYAIIRDLIIFTNKRLILADKQGVTGKKVEYLSVPYRSIERFSMETTGHFDIESELKIWIRGQAEPLSKTFRDDKSIHDVYRALGEYAL comes from the coding sequence ATGGGACTACTCGACGGCCTTCTCGGCAACGCTTCTGAAAGCGACGCCCAATCCATCCAACAGGAGCTAGCGCAACTGCTCAGCTCCGGCGAACAGGTACAGAAAGCCTACGCCATCATCCGCGACCTGATTATTTTCACCAACAAGCGCCTGATTCTGGCTGATAAGCAAGGGGTTACGGGCAAGAAAGTCGAGTACCTGAGCGTGCCTTATCGCAGCATCGAACGCTTTTCGATGGAAACTACCGGGCATTTCGACATCGAATCGGAGCTTAAAATCTGGATTCGCGGACAAGCCGAACCGCTCTCCAAAACCTTCCGCGACGACAAAAGCATCCACGACGTGTACCGCGCCTTGGGTGAGTACGCGCTGTAG
- a CDS encoding glycosyl hydrolase 53 family protein, with protein MPVKCLPRLLMMLMLSLNWAFAASAQVAPVFAKGADVSWITQMEAAGYKFYDANGVQQDCFQILKDHGINAIRLRVWVNPADGWCSKNDVVAKAIRAKNLGFRLMIDFHYSDSWADPGKQTKPAAWQNFTFAQLKTAVYDHTADVLTALKTNGITPDWVQVGNETNDGMLWPEGRASTNMANFAALVSSGYDAVKAVSSTTKVIVHISNGFDNGLFRYMFDGLKNNNAKYDVIGMSHYPTAANWPTLNSQIAANLNDMVTRYGKEVLICEVGMQYSAPQATQDMLTDLLKKTRAVSNAKGLGVFYWEPEAYNWQNYSLGAWNTNGRPTIALDAFLENPPSTTPDPNLATNPGFEYDGIALQTPTGWATRATTDSDADKTEGGGHTGTYRLTHYKATAYQVSTYQLRTGLANGTYTLKAWVQNGGGQKTCQLYASDFGGAEKAVALPVTATWTQIQITGIQVTNGQCEIGLLSEGNAGNYCSIDDIEFGLQATVTGSKSAQARTTTNVFPNPVRDQLSVEYQLEKPETVEISLYTITGQFVATLLPATRQTAGKQVFTQPVARNVSPGLYLLAITHGEQRIVRRVSYGQ; from the coding sequence ATGCCAGTAAAATGTCTGCCCCGCTTGCTGATGATGCTTATGCTGTCGCTGAATTGGGCGTTCGCAGCTTCGGCACAGGTCGCGCCCGTCTTTGCCAAGGGCGCCGATGTAAGCTGGATCACGCAGATGGAAGCCGCCGGCTACAAGTTCTACGACGCCAACGGCGTGCAGCAGGATTGCTTTCAAATTCTGAAAGACCACGGCATCAACGCGATACGGTTGCGGGTGTGGGTAAATCCCGCCGACGGCTGGTGTAGCAAAAACGATGTGGTGGCTAAAGCTATTCGGGCCAAAAATCTTGGCTTCCGACTCATGATCGACTTTCATTACAGCGATTCGTGGGCCGATCCTGGCAAGCAGACCAAACCGGCCGCCTGGCAGAATTTCACTTTTGCGCAGTTGAAAACCGCTGTGTACGATCACACGGCGGATGTGCTTACAGCGCTGAAAACCAACGGCATCACGCCGGACTGGGTGCAGGTCGGCAACGAAACCAACGACGGTATGCTCTGGCCCGAAGGCCGCGCTTCGACCAACATGGCCAATTTTGCGGCCCTGGTGAGCAGCGGCTACGATGCGGTGAAGGCCGTCAGCAGCACAACTAAAGTTATCGTGCACATTTCCAACGGGTTCGACAACGGGCTGTTTCGGTATATGTTCGATGGTCTGAAGAATAACAATGCCAAGTACGACGTGATCGGCATGTCGCACTATCCCACGGCGGCCAACTGGCCCACGCTCAACAGCCAAATCGCGGCCAACCTCAACGACATGGTGACGCGCTACGGCAAGGAAGTGCTGATCTGCGAAGTGGGCATGCAATATTCCGCGCCGCAGGCTACGCAGGACATGCTAACTGACTTGCTCAAGAAGACGCGGGCTGTTTCGAATGCGAAAGGATTAGGTGTATTTTATTGGGAGCCAGAGGCTTACAATTGGCAGAATTACAGCCTGGGCGCTTGGAATACCAATGGCCGTCCTACCATCGCCTTGGATGCTTTCCTGGAAAACCCGCCGAGTACTACGCCCGATCCCAACTTGGCTACTAATCCGGGCTTCGAATACGACGGCATCGCTTTGCAAACGCCCACCGGCTGGGCCACGCGTGCCACTACCGATTCGGATGCTGATAAAACCGAAGGCGGCGGGCATACCGGTACCTATCGTCTCACACACTATAAGGCAACTGCTTATCAGGTAAGTACTTATCAGTTACGCACTGGGCTTGCCAACGGCACTTACACCCTGAAAGCCTGGGTGCAAAATGGCGGCGGCCAGAAGACGTGCCAGCTCTACGCCAGTGACTTTGGCGGCGCCGAGAAAGCCGTAGCCCTGCCCGTCACTGCCACTTGGACCCAAATTCAGATTACGGGCATCCAAGTAACCAACGGGCAATGCGAAATCGGACTGCTGTCGGAGGGCAACGCCGGCAACTATTGCAGCATCGACGACATCGAATTTGGCCTGCAAGCCACCGTCACGGGCTCGAAGAGCGCCCAAGCCCGTACGACTACCAACGTGTTTCCCAACCCCGTTCGCGACCAGTTATCCGTTGAGTATCAGCTCGAAAAGCCCGAAACCGTTGAGATTTCCCTGTATACCATTACGGGGCAATTTGTAGCTACTCTTTTGCCTGCTACGCGGCAAACCGCTGGCAAACAAGTCTTTACCCAGCCAGTGGCCCGCAACGTAAGCCCCGGCCTGTATTTGCTTGCAATCACGCACGGCGAGCAGCGCATTGTGCGGCGCGTGAGCTATGGCCAATAA